The Candidatus Desulfatibia profunda genome includes the window AGGAGAGAAGCATCGACTTACTGATCCAGCATCAATGTCCGCAATGCGGGGCACCGGCGACCTTAACGGAAACCGACCGCCTCTTTAACTGCGAGTTCTGCCGGGTTAAATCCTACCTGCTGCAGCAGAATTTTTTCCGCTATATGCTGCCCGAGGCTGCCCCCAAAGATAAAAGTTTGATTTATTTTCCCTACTGGCGTTTCAAGGGGATGCTGTTTTCCTGTATCGAAGACGGAATCAAACATCGATTCCTGGATCTCAGCCACCAGGCCGTAGACTCCCGCTATTTTCCCATTTCGCTAGGGTTGCGCAGCCAGGCCCTGAAGCTTAAATTCGTTGCGCCGGAAACTCCCGGATACTTCCTGCAGCCGACTCAACCCATTGAAGATGTGATGAAAATTTTTGAACGCAGATTCAGCTCAACCCAGTCCGGTCCGGTATTTCACAACGCCTATATCGGTGAAACCCTCAGCATGATTTATTCCCCGTTTTATGTCCAGGACAAGGTCTACGATGCCATCTTGAACCAGGCCGTTTCAGCGGTACTGCCGGATGACTTTGATGCCGAAAGCTTCTCAGGCGGCACCCCGGACTGGCAAACCCGTTTCGTCCCGGCCGTGTGCCCGAGCTGTGGTTGGGATTTAGACGACGATCGCGAGGCTCTGGTTCTAAAATGCAAAAACTGCAACACTGCCTGGAGACCAGCGCGAAACAAATTAAAACCGCTTAAATTCGCGCACATTCCGGAAAATGGAGAAGATACCTTTTATCTGCCGTTCTGGCGAATTAAAGCGGATATTTCAGGGTTGCCGCTCCGGTCGTATGCGGATCTGGTCAAGATCGCCAATCTTCCCAAGGTGTTACAGGAAAACTTCAACGATATCGAATTTTACTTCTGGATACCGGCCTTCAAGGTCAGGCCCGAGGTCTTTGTGCGCCTGGCCCGCAATATTACTGTTTCCCAACCCCAGCAAAAGCTGATTGCTGAATTTCCGGAGGCCGGGCTCTGCCCGGTGACACTGCCGATCGAAGAAGCCCTTGAAAGCTTGACCATCAACCTGACAAGCTTTGTAATACCCCAAAAAGACTTCTTACCCAGGCTGCAGGATATCGAAATAACGCCGACGCGCGTCCTGCTGGTATACGTCCCCTTCCAAGAAAAAAACCAAGAGTACATCCACCCCGAAATGCTTCTGACAATTAACAAAAACCATTTGAAATTTGCCGCGAATCTTTAAATGGATTTAGAAGCGGGATTGTGCCAGATTGCACCATGTGGTAGCTATGCTACTTTAAAGCCTACTTTGATTTCATCCGCCCTTTGCATGGCTTGCCAAAGATCATATTGCGCCTGTTGGATCAACCAGCTTTCGGTGCTACCACCAAAGACCATAGAAAGCCGGATCGCCATTTCCGGAGAAATTCCGAAACGTCCATTAAGCAGAGCTGAAAGCGTTTTACGCGATACGCCAAGCTCCTCCGCAGCTTTGGTAACGCTAAGCTCTAAAGGCTCTAAACAAAGCTCTCGGATTACCTCACCGGGATGCGGAGGATTGTGCATAACCATATTATTTTACTCCTTAATGATAATCGAGATAATTTACGATCAATTGGGCTTATATAAATGGCAACCTTAAAATCATTAAGCTACCGCGCGCATACAGTTAAGCAACTCGTTGACTACAACAGCTGCTATACCGGAATTGATATCGGACATGGCGTAGGGAATGACCAACGCGTTGTTATGAATTATCGCACCGCAGGAATAAACAACATTGGGAACATATCCCTCGCGTTCTTTCTCATGCGGGACAAGCAACGGCTCATCCAGGCGGGCGATGATTTTTGAAGGCTTTTCAAGATCAAGCAGCATGGCGCCGATGCAATATTGACGCATGGGCCCGACACCGTGGGTGAGCACGATCCAGCCTTCATCGGTTTCGAGGGGGGAACCGCAGTTGCCGATCTGGATGAATTCCCAAGGATATTCAGGCTCCTGGATGATTTGGGACTCTTGCCAGAAATGGATATTGTCTGAGAACATGATATGATTGTTTTCACCGTCCTGGCGCGAGAGCATGGCATAGCGGCCGCCAATTTTCCGCGGGAAAAGCGCCATGCCTTTGTTTTGTACTGCTTTACCGTTGAGCGTCAAAACGTTGAATGTGATAAAATCCTTTGTTTCAATCAACTGCGGTAAAATCGTAATACCGTTATAGGCTGTATAAGTCGCGTAATAGACGACCTCACCGTTGTCATCGAAAAATTGAACAAATCGGGCATCTTCAATGCCTCTGCTTTCGTTTTTCGAAACGGGAAAGATCACCCGTTCGGATATGCGGTGATCGGGGTGGAAACTCACCTC containing:
- a CDS encoding HigA family addiction module antidote protein, with product MVMHNPPHPGEVIRELCLEPLELSVTKAAEELGVSRKTLSALLNGRFGISPEMAIRLSMVFGGSTESWLIQQAQYDLWQAMQRADEIKVGFKVA